A single genomic interval of Mucilaginibacter boryungensis harbors:
- a CDS encoding SGNH/GDSL hydrolase family protein codes for MENTRRSFIRNAAIGTLASLTLPEIASAAFAEAEGKKIRLDVNDVVLFQGDSITDAGRDKTKTIPNDIGCMGNGYALVAGSGLLVNYPDKKLQIYNKGVSGNKVYQLAARWDTDCLDLKPNVLSIFVGVNDFWHTMTAGYKGTIETYRTDYKKLLDRTKQALPDVKLIIGEPYAVNGVNRVTDIWYPKFYEFQAAAREIAEEYDTGFVPFQSVIDKAMKTAPGAYWTRDGVHPNMAGITLLAHAWLAAIK; via the coding sequence ATGGAAAATACCCGCCGTTCTTTTATCCGGAATGCTGCGATTGGCACCCTGGCCAGTCTCACTCTTCCTGAAATAGCCTCAGCTGCCTTTGCTGAAGCTGAGGGGAAGAAAATCCGTTTGGATGTTAATGATGTTGTACTTTTTCAGGGAGATTCTATTACTGATGCCGGGCGCGACAAAACAAAAACGATTCCCAATGATATTGGATGCATGGGTAACGGTTATGCTTTGGTAGCCGGATCGGGTTTGCTTGTTAATTATCCGGATAAGAAATTACAAATTTATAATAAGGGGGTTAGCGGGAATAAAGTTTACCAGCTTGCCGCCCGTTGGGACACTGATTGCCTGGACTTGAAACCAAATGTATTAAGCATTTTTGTAGGTGTAAATGATTTTTGGCATACCATGACCGCAGGCTATAAAGGGACGATCGAAACCTATCGGACTGATTATAAAAAATTGCTTGATCGTACTAAACAAGCCTTACCTGATGTAAAACTCATTATAGGTGAGCCTTATGCTGTAAATGGGGTAAACCGGGTGACAGACATATGGTATCCTAAATTTTATGAATTCCAGGCGGCAGCACGCGAAATAGCTGAAGAATATGATACAGGATTCGTTCCTTTTCAATCCGTTATAGATAAGGCGATGAAAACCGCCCCCGGGGCATACTGGACACGTGATGGTGTTCATCCTAATATGGCGGGTATTACTTTATTGGCCCATGCCTGGCTGGCAGCAATTAAATGA
- a CDS encoding dihydrodipicolinate synthase family protein, translated as MRKIEGLIAAVFTPFNNDGSLNLKMIPLLVEKMISDGLKGIFICGTNGEGLNMTINERMQVAEQFVMSAKGRILVFIHVGHTAVTESKKLAAHAASIGADAISSVPAFYFKPNSLHNLVNCIAEIASAAPSLPYYYYHVPAFTGNVDLIEFLDACKEKVPNLAGIKYTASTLYEYQSCLDYDNGKFDILSGFDEMLLSALAVGARGAIGSTYNFAVPFYHDIINLFRSGDISKARAIQAKMVQMIRILFKFSPIPAQRAIMKMLGYDLGPCRLPLVDLTDPEFKLLKESLEEIDFFNLLKQYDESNSPVVLDK; from the coding sequence ATGAGAAAAATTGAAGGACTTATCGCAGCTGTTTTTACGCCATTTAACAACGATGGCTCATTAAACCTAAAAATGATCCCATTACTTGTTGAAAAAATGATTTCGGATGGGTTAAAAGGGATATTTATATGTGGCACTAATGGTGAAGGGCTAAATATGACAATTAATGAAAGGATGCAGGTAGCAGAGCAATTTGTAATGAGTGCAAAAGGCCGGATTCTTGTATTTATTCATGTAGGGCATACTGCCGTTACTGAATCTAAAAAGCTTGCCGCACATGCTGCATCTATAGGTGCAGACGCTATTTCATCGGTTCCCGCTTTTTACTTCAAGCCAAACTCTTTACACAACCTGGTAAATTGTATAGCTGAAATAGCATCAGCCGCCCCATCTTTACCCTATTATTATTACCATGTACCGGCATTTACAGGAAATGTTGACCTGATCGAATTTCTGGATGCTTGTAAAGAAAAAGTCCCAAATCTGGCTGGTATTAAATATACAGCATCAACCTTATATGAATACCAATCTTGTCTGGATTATGATAATGGTAAATTTGACATCCTTTCCGGATTCGACGAAATGCTTTTAAGCGCGTTAGCAGTAGGAGCCAGGGGTGCTATTGGAAGTACGTATAATTTCGCAGTACCTTTTTATCACGATATTATTAATTTATTTAGAAGCGGGGATATTTCAAAAGCAAGGGCTATACAAGCTAAGATGGTACAAATGATCAGGATCCTTTTTAAATTTTCGCCTATACCTGCCCAGCGGGCTATTATGAAAATGCTTGGTTATGATTTAGGCCCATGCCGGCTTCCATTAGTGGATTTAACCGATCCTGAATTTAAGTTGCTAAAAGAAAGTTTAGAAGAAATTGATTTTTTTAACCTGCTTAAGCAATATGATGAAAGCAATTCACCAGTAGTTTTAGATAAATAA
- a CDS encoding FadR/GntR family transcriptional regulator, whose product MTDINKSAPKIEKTGSELFDLEPLVSINMTDQVEDKLRNYFIHRKFKAGDTLPKEMELAAALNVSRTIVREALSRLKMLGMIESRKRRGMILTEPDIWSGFIKIVDSKLLGERALKELLELRLVIEMGVSELLFLRRNEADLDALEKIVIMEEDKAKTPADHAIYDVEFHKILYHMSGNETLYRFQKMLGYVFNYIVGAMSTVNEKDRAVTVTHRDLLNILKNGDPRTFQDAMHKHLAPYYKFLLSPK is encoded by the coding sequence ATGACTGATATTAATAAATCTGCCCCGAAGATTGAAAAAACAGGCAGTGAGCTTTTTGATCTGGAGCCCCTGGTTAGTATTAATATGACCGACCAGGTTGAAGATAAATTAAGGAATTATTTTATCCACAGAAAATTTAAAGCTGGTGATACACTGCCCAAAGAAATGGAATTGGCCGCGGCTTTAAATGTAAGCAGAACCATAGTACGCGAGGCCCTAAGCCGGTTAAAGATGTTAGGGATGATTGAATCGCGCAAAAGAAGGGGTATGATACTAACCGAACCCGATATTTGGAGCGGTTTTATTAAGATCGTTGATTCTAAACTGCTCGGTGAACGGGCACTGAAAGAATTATTGGAATTACGTTTGGTAATTGAAATGGGGGTAAGCGAGCTATTGTTTTTACGAAGAAATGAGGCTGATTTAGACGCGCTCGAAAAAATCGTAATTATGGAGGAAGATAAGGCTAAAACCCCTGCTGATCATGCCATATACGACGTAGAATTTCATAAAATTTTATATCATATGTCGGGAAATGAAACTCTCTATAGATTTCAGAAAATGTTAGGCTATGTATTTAATTATATTGTAGGCGCTATGAGTACGGTAAATGAAAAAGATCGTGCGGTAACAGTGACACATAGAGACTTGCTTAATATTCTTAAAAATGGGGATCCAAGAACATTCCAAGATGCAATGCACAAACATTTAGCGCCTTATTATAAGTTTCTATTATCGCCTAAATAA
- a CDS encoding GDSL-type esterase/lipase family protein yields the protein MKNILSIILFIQVSLGLSPGFGQSKIKIACIGNSITLGRGSYNQPKDAYPAQLQALLGEKYQVTNYGVSGTTLLRKGNAPYWNTQQYQHALKSQPDIVFIKLGTNDTKLINRGYLNEFVDDYKAFVRSFTQLASQPRVVLLLPVPSFKADTAQIWDQIITRKIIPDIQQVAYDLDLEVIDLHSLLIDKAQYLPDQVHPDQRGLAIIANRLAELVKQKQDREYDVFSKIDSAKKITSFYGYQCADFKYNGRNCKIVKPKWSDKNHSWIWRARFWGTEPQVEIALLERGYHIVYCDVAELFGNEKAVSLWNDYYSLLRKAGLAKKGVLEGMSRGGVYVYNWAAENPKKVAFVYADNPVLDLKSWPGGKGKGPGSATNWETFKKDYQITSEEGVASFANSPIDKIKKIVKGKYPMLHVCGDADETVPMEENTLPFEQKVKALGGNITVIHKPNGHHHPHSLPNPTPIVDLILKARK from the coding sequence ATGAAAAATATATTATCAATTATTTTATTTATTCAAGTTAGCTTGGGGCTAAGCCCGGGCTTTGGGCAGTCTAAAATTAAAATAGCTTGCATTGGTAACAGTATTACTTTGGGTCGTGGCAGTTATAACCAACCAAAAGATGCTTACCCGGCACAATTACAAGCTTTATTAGGCGAAAAGTATCAGGTTACTAACTATGGCGTAAGCGGTACTACGTTGCTCCGTAAGGGGAATGCGCCTTACTGGAACACGCAGCAATATCAGCATGCCTTAAAAAGCCAGCCGGATATTGTGTTTATTAAATTGGGCACTAACGACACCAAATTGATAAACAGAGGTTATTTGAACGAGTTTGTAGATGATTATAAAGCTTTTGTGCGTTCATTTACCCAGCTTGCTTCGCAACCAAGGGTGGTATTGCTGCTCCCGGTACCCTCTTTTAAGGCAGATACCGCCCAAATATGGGACCAGATAATCACCAGGAAAATTATACCCGACATTCAGCAGGTTGCGTATGATCTGGATCTGGAAGTTATCGATCTCCATTCATTGCTAATTGATAAAGCGCAGTACCTTCCCGATCAGGTGCATCCCGACCAAAGAGGTTTGGCCATTATTGCCAATAGGTTAGCCGAATTAGTTAAGCAAAAGCAGGATAGAGAGTATGATGTTTTCAGCAAAATAGATAGTGCAAAAAAGATTACCTCGTTTTACGGCTACCAATGTGCCGATTTTAAATATAACGGTCGCAACTGTAAAATAGTTAAACCTAAATGGTCTGATAAAAATCACTCCTGGATTTGGCGTGCAAGGTTTTGGGGTACTGAACCACAGGTGGAAATTGCTTTATTGGAACGGGGGTATCATATAGTATATTGTGATGTGGCTGAATTGTTTGGCAACGAAAAAGCAGTTAGCCTATGGAACGATTACTATTCCCTATTAAGAAAAGCCGGCCTGGCTAAAAAAGGGGTACTGGAAGGTATGAGCCGGGGTGGGGTATACGTTTATAATTGGGCAGCAGAAAATCCCAAAAAGGTAGCTTTTGTTTATGCCGATAATCCTGTACTCGACTTAAAAAGCTGGCCGGGCGGTAAAGGTAAAGGGCCAGGCAGTGCGACCAATTGGGAAACCTTCAAAAAGGATTACCAAATTACTTCGGAAGAAGGTGTGGCTTCCTTTGCTAATAGCCCTATAGATAAAATTAAAAAAATAGTAAAAGGCAAATATCCTATGCTGCATGTTTGCGGTGATGCCGATGAAACGGTGCCTATGGAAGAAAATACCCTGCCGTTTGAACAAAAAGTAAAAGCATTGGGTGGTAATATCACTGTGATACATAAGCCCAATGGTCACCATCATCCGCATAGCCTGCCAAACCCTACACCTATAGTCGATCTTATATTAAAAGCTCGAAAATAA